In a genomic window of Virgibacillus sp. SK37:
- the recG gene encoding ATP-dependent DNA helicase RecG — MLNEEITNIKGVGEKFAEDLESMGISTVEDLFNYFPYKYDSFEVKPLSELIHEDKVTVEGRVVHEPSLTFYGKKKSRLTFTIEVENIAIKAVMFNRAFAKKHIHTGEIVTLTGKWDAHRLQITVSNYKTGPAEDQAEIQPMYSVKGKVTNAKLKKTIQNAINGYGKEIIELLPEQFLNQYKLPTRRSAYEVMHFPPNRKDLKHARRRFVYEEFLIFQLKMQLLRKYKREATQGNQQLYDPQKIQEFIQLFPFSLTDAQKKALKQILADMKSPFRMNRLLQGDVGSGKTAVAAICLYASVTAGKQGALMVPTEILAEQHFQSLQELFGGKAKVGLLTGSVKGKKRKELVAAIERNEIHIVVGTHALIQDDVQFHDLGFAIVDEQHRFGVEQRRALRDKGLLPDVLFMTATPIPRTLAITAFGDMDVSVIDEMPVGRKTVETYWTKENTIERVLEFMQKHVIQGEQAYVICPLIEESDKLDIQNAVDLYHELNEYYSPSIQVGLMHGRLNNEEKDNVMKQFAGNEIQILVSTTVVEVGVNVPNATIMVIYDAERFGLSQLHQLRGRVGRGESQSYCILISDPKGEVGKERMRIMTETTNGFELSEQDLKLRGPGDFFGKKQSGIPEFKVADMVHDYRALETARKDAAEIIDLNLLEERKDYYQLKCYLEENSFIEDKLD; from the coding sequence TTGTTAAACGAAGAAATAACAAATATAAAAGGTGTTGGTGAAAAATTCGCCGAGGACCTGGAGAGCATGGGCATTTCTACTGTCGAGGATTTATTTAATTATTTTCCATATAAATACGACTCCTTTGAAGTTAAGCCACTAAGTGAATTGATTCATGAGGATAAAGTGACAGTTGAGGGAAGGGTTGTACACGAACCTTCCCTTACTTTTTATGGAAAGAAGAAATCAAGACTAACTTTCACGATAGAAGTTGAAAATATCGCTATAAAAGCAGTCATGTTTAATCGAGCATTTGCGAAGAAACATATTCATACAGGAGAAATTGTTACATTGACAGGGAAATGGGATGCTCATAGGCTGCAAATTACAGTTAGTAACTATAAGACAGGTCCAGCCGAAGACCAGGCCGAAATTCAACCAATGTATTCCGTTAAAGGAAAAGTAACGAATGCTAAATTAAAAAAAACTATTCAAAATGCTATAAATGGGTATGGTAAGGAAATAATTGAGTTACTTCCGGAACAGTTTTTAAACCAGTATAAGCTGCCAACTCGTCGGAGCGCATATGAAGTAATGCATTTCCCTCCGAATCGTAAAGATTTGAAGCACGCAAGAAGACGCTTTGTTTATGAGGAATTTTTGATATTTCAATTAAAAATGCAGCTGCTGAGAAAATATAAACGGGAAGCGACTCAGGGAAATCAACAATTATATGACCCTCAGAAAATCCAAGAATTTATACAATTATTTCCTTTTTCATTAACAGATGCACAAAAAAAAGCACTGAAACAAATTTTGGCTGATATGAAGTCTCCATTCCGAATGAATCGCCTTCTCCAAGGAGATGTCGGATCAGGTAAAACAGCTGTTGCTGCCATTTGCCTATACGCCTCTGTGACAGCAGGTAAGCAAGGGGCCCTGATGGTGCCAACGGAAATTTTAGCTGAACAACACTTTCAATCATTACAAGAGCTGTTTGGTGGCAAAGCGAAAGTTGGGTTGCTTACAGGTTCTGTTAAAGGGAAGAAAAGGAAAGAATTAGTTGCAGCAATTGAACGTAATGAAATACATATTGTCGTGGGGACTCATGCACTGATTCAGGATGATGTTCAGTTTCATGACTTGGGTTTTGCAATCGTGGATGAACAGCATCGATTTGGAGTGGAGCAAAGAAGAGCATTAAGAGATAAAGGACTCTTGCCAGATGTTTTATTTATGACTGCAACGCCTATTCCTCGAACACTTGCAATAACTGCATTTGGGGATATGGACGTATCTGTTATTGATGAGATGCCTGTAGGTAGAAAAACAGTAGAAACATACTGGACAAAGGAAAATACGATAGAACGCGTACTGGAGTTTATGCAAAAACACGTAATACAAGGGGAACAAGCTTATGTTATTTGTCCGCTCATTGAAGAGTCGGATAAGCTGGATATTCAAAATGCAGTAGACCTTTATCATGAGCTTAATGAGTATTATTCCCCTTCCATTCAAGTAGGTTTAATGCACGGCAGGTTAAATAATGAAGAAAAAGATAATGTCATGAAGCAATTTGCTGGGAATGAAATTCAGATTCTTGTATCAACTACTGTCGTGGAAGTCGGTGTGAATGTTCCAAATGCAACTATTATGGTTATCTATGATGCTGAACGCTTTGGTCTCTCTCAGCTTCACCAACTACGAGGGCGTGTTGGTAGAGGTGAAAGTCAAAGTTATTGTATTTTAATATCCGATCCAAAGGGTGAAGTAGGAAAAGAGAGAATGCGTATCATGACAGAAACAACAAATGGCTTTGAATTATCAGAACAGGACCTGAAATTGAGGGGGCCGGGAGACTTTTTTGGTAAAAAGCAGAGTGGGATACCTGAATTTAAAGTTGCTGACATGGTTCATGACTATCGTGCCCTGGAAACAGCCAGGAAGGATGCAGCGGAAATTATTGATTTGAACCTGTTAGAAGAAAGAAAGGACTACTATCAACTTAAATGTTATCTTGAGGAAAATTCCTTTATAGAAGATAAATTGGATTAA
- the sdaAA gene encoding L-serine ammonia-lyase, iron-sulfur-dependent, subunit alpha translates to MFRTVKELVEMAEKENIQISEVMIRQEMDVKEKTRSEVFSEMERNLEVMEKAIEDALQGVQSVTGLTGGDAVLIQKYMQEKTPLSGNLLLDAVSKAMGTNEVNAAMGTICATPTAGSAGCVPGTLFAVKNQLNPTREQMIRYLFTSGAFGFVVANNAFISGAAGGCQAEVGSAGAMASAAIVEMAGGTPQQSAEAFAMTLKNMLGLVCDPVAGLVEVPCVKRNAAGSSLAIVSADMALAGVTSRIPCDEVIGAMYRIGKQMPSSLRETGEGGLADTPTGRLLKEKIFGMSM, encoded by the coding sequence ATGTTTCGTACAGTAAAAGAACTTGTCGAAATGGCAGAAAAAGAGAATATACAAATTTCTGAAGTGATGATACGTCAGGAAATGGATGTAAAAGAAAAAACACGCAGCGAAGTATTTTCGGAAATGGAAAGAAATCTTGAAGTAATGGAAAAAGCAATTGAGGATGCGTTGCAGGGAGTCCAATCCGTAACAGGTTTAACGGGTGGGGATGCAGTGTTAATTCAAAAATATATGCAAGAAAAAACACCCTTATCAGGAAACCTATTGTTAGACGCAGTTAGCAAAGCAATGGGAACCAATGAAGTGAACGCTGCTATGGGGACCATCTGTGCCACTCCTACTGCAGGAAGTGCCGGTTGTGTACCAGGTACATTATTTGCTGTTAAAAACCAATTGAACCCTACACGTGAGCAAATGATTCGCTATTTGTTTACTTCAGGAGCTTTTGGTTTTGTGGTGGCAAATAATGCATTTATCTCTGGCGCAGCAGGCGGGTGCCAAGCCGAAGTTGGTTCAGCAGGAGCTATGGCCTCTGCTGCAATCGTCGAAATGGCAGGAGGGACACCACAACAATCTGCAGAAGCATTTGCCATGACATTAAAAAATATGCTTGGATTAGTTTGTGATCCAGTGGCTGGTTTAGTGGAAGTTCCATGTGTAAAACGGAACGCAGCAGGTTCTTCTTTGGCTATTGTATCTGCCGATATGGCATTAGCGGGTGTAACAAGCAGGATCCCTTGTGATGAGGTGATCGGAGCTATGTATCGAATTGGCAAACAGATGCCGTCAAGTTTAAGAGAAACTGGTGAAGGTGGATTGGCTGACACACCAACAGGAAGGTTGTTAAAAGAAAAAATATTTGGAATGTCAATGTAG
- the sdaAB gene encoding L-serine ammonia-lyase, iron-sulfur-dependent subunit beta, which produces MKYNSVFDIIGPVMIGPSSSHTAGAARIGKAARNLFGKQPSWAKIYLYESFAKTYKGHGTDFALAGGLLGFETDDPRMSKALDIAKENHLEIEFIEDSSAVDHPNTARLLIGDKEESIELIGISIGGGKVEITELNGFELRLSGNHPAILIMHNDRFGAIASVTKILAKHEINIGHMEVNRKDVGKEALMVIEVDQNVEDGVLKELQSADHIIQISKLVS; this is translated from the coding sequence ATGAAATATAATTCAGTATTTGATATTATTGGACCGGTAATGATTGGTCCCTCCAGTTCACATACAGCAGGTGCAGCTAGAATCGGGAAAGCTGCCAGAAACCTTTTTGGTAAACAGCCTTCCTGGGCTAAAATTTATTTATACGAATCGTTTGCTAAAACATATAAAGGACATGGAACAGACTTCGCTCTAGCGGGAGGGCTACTTGGATTTGAAACAGATGACCCCCGCATGAGTAAAGCTTTAGATATTGCTAAGGAAAATCACCTGGAAATCGAGTTTATTGAAGACAGTTCAGCAGTTGATCATCCAAATACTGCACGCCTTCTCATTGGTGACAAAGAAGAATCTATCGAACTTATAGGTATTTCAATTGGCGGTGGTAAGGTGGAAATTACTGAATTAAATGGTTTTGAATTACGACTTTCAGGAAACCATCCTGCTATATTAATAATGCATAACGACAGGTTCGGAGCAATTGCCTCTGTTACCAAAATTCTTGCCAAGCATGAAATTAACATCGGCCATATGGAGGTTAATCGTAAAGATGTTGGGAAGGAAGCGTTGATGGTAATCGAGGTTGACCAAAATGTAGAAGATGGGGTACTAAAGGAACTCCAAAGCGCTGATCACATCATTCAAATATCCAAACTTGTTAGCTAG
- a CDS encoding NCS2 family permease: MPFKKHYVRSEILTGLIGYLTTMYIIVVNGSILSEAGLPLENGMMATILASFVGTLLMGVFGRLPLILIPGMGINALFAYSIVEGTGLSFEEGLAVVLLASALFLITAFTKIGVILKEAIPDSLKHAISVGLGFFLILIGLEKSGLVVSGSNTIIAIGDFSSPTVITSLLTLFLAIFLFIKNVPANFLVTMILGTLIAYFFGIIPTTNVNSLSLNVGELVHLPDFSAVDRLSFWLAVFPLVMILVFENMGLLHGQLHMLKRDDSYRKAYQLTAFSTLTCAFIGTSPTVSAAENAAVIASKGKTGLTAIIASILFLLTIFVIPYITMVPTTAISPILIIVGVIMVQNIKEIPLNDLSEALPAFLIIAMIPFTYSIADGMAFGFIAYPIVKIAIGKQKELTMALVIISALFILDFAMKVIGI, from the coding sequence ATGCCTTTTAAGAAACATTATGTTCGTAGCGAGATATTAACTGGGCTAATTGGCTACCTAACAACAATGTATATCATTGTAGTAAATGGCTCCATCTTAAGTGAAGCCGGATTACCTTTAGAGAATGGAATGATGGCAACTATTCTTGCCAGTTTCGTTGGCACCTTGTTAATGGGCGTGTTTGGCCGATTACCTCTAATATTAATACCTGGCATGGGGATCAATGCTCTTTTTGCATACTCCATTGTAGAAGGGACCGGATTGTCATTTGAAGAAGGCTTGGCTGTTGTACTTTTAGCTTCTGCCTTATTTTTAATTACAGCATTCACCAAAATTGGCGTTATATTAAAAGAAGCTATTCCTGATTCATTAAAGCATGCGATATCAGTGGGCCTTGGCTTTTTCCTTATCCTAATCGGACTTGAAAAAAGTGGTCTGGTTGTTAGTGGTAGTAATACAATCATAGCCATTGGCGATTTTTCTTCACCGACAGTGATTACAAGTCTTTTGACTCTTTTCCTGGCAATATTTTTATTTATTAAGAATGTGCCTGCTAATTTTCTGGTAACCATGATACTAGGTACGTTGATTGCGTATTTTTTCGGAATCATTCCAACAACTAACGTTAACTCACTCAGTTTAAATGTTGGGGAGCTAGTGCATTTACCAGATTTTTCAGCTGTTGATCGTTTATCATTTTGGCTTGCAGTATTTCCTTTAGTAATGATTCTTGTTTTTGAAAATATGGGATTATTACATGGACAACTTCATATGCTAAAACGTGATGACAGCTACAGAAAAGCATATCAACTAACGGCTTTTTCAACACTTACATGTGCGTTTATTGGCACTTCTCCTACAGTTTCAGCTGCAGAGAATGCTGCTGTTATTGCTTCAAAGGGAAAAACTGGTCTAACTGCGATAATAGCTAGTATTTTATTTTTGTTAACTATCTTTGTTATTCCTTATATAACAATGGTTCCAACGACAGCTATAAGTCCAATTTTGATCATTGTTGGGGTAATCATGGTGCAAAATATTAAAGAGATCCCTTTAAATGATCTATCTGAGGCACTACCTGCGTTTCTAATCATAGCTATGATTCCATTCACGTATAGTATCGCTGATGGTATGGCGTTTGGCTTTATAGCATATCCCATTGTAAAAATAGCTATAGGTAAACAAAAAGAGCTAACGATGGCCTTAGTCATCATCTCAGCTTTGTTTATATTAGACTTTGCAATGAAAGTTATTGGTATATAA
- a CDS encoding DAK2 domain-containing protein — MTIQKLDGITFAQMVLSGAHHLSNNAQKIDALNVFPVPDGDTGTNMNLSITSGASEVKKQDSNSISIVADAFAKGLLMGARGNSGVILSQIFRGFSKGLEKKETVTAEDLAVAFESGVTAAYKAVMKPVEGTILTVAKDAASAATEHSGLNNIVELMEKVVEEAKASLKRTPELLPVLKEVGVVDSGGQGLVTIYEGFLAFLKGEKLPENNADIDMEDMVNAEHHKITQDFMDTSEIEFGYCTEFMVKFEEEKTSENPFNEEAFRNELSEHGDSLLVVSDDEIVKVHIHAEYPGACLSLGQQYGSLINMKIENMREQHTAIVGKNKKEKPKEKSEYAIVTVAMGKGLKELLESLGATVVIEGGQTMNPSTKDITDAIKQANAKNVLILPNNKNIIMAADQAAELADEEVRVVPTKTIPQGISAMLAFHPDADLDMNKETMNEARQHVKTGQVTYAVRDTQIDGITIENGHFMGILDGKITSTNQNHFETVKLLLQEMITEEDEILTILQGEDVKDEELNTLIEFVEETYEDIEIEVHKGNQPIYSYILSVE, encoded by the coding sequence GTGACTATACAAAAGTTAGATGGGATTACTTTTGCACAGATGGTGCTTTCTGGAGCTCATCATTTATCAAACAATGCTCAAAAAATTGATGCTCTGAATGTTTTCCCGGTTCCTGATGGAGATACCGGAACAAACATGAATTTATCTATAACATCTGGTGCATCAGAAGTTAAGAAACAAGACAGTAATAGTATTTCCATTGTGGCTGATGCTTTTGCTAAGGGTTTGTTAATGGGTGCGAGAGGAAATTCTGGAGTGATTTTATCACAAATATTTCGCGGTTTTTCTAAAGGTTTAGAAAAGAAGGAAACCGTAACTGCAGAAGATTTAGCTGTTGCTTTTGAAAGTGGTGTTACAGCAGCATATAAAGCTGTAATGAAACCTGTGGAAGGAACTATTTTGACTGTGGCGAAAGACGCGGCGTCTGCAGCAACAGAGCATTCCGGATTAAATAATATTGTTGAATTAATGGAAAAGGTAGTTGAAGAAGCGAAAGCCTCACTAAAGCGTACACCAGAACTATTGCCAGTCTTAAAAGAAGTAGGAGTGGTTGATTCAGGTGGGCAAGGGCTTGTTACGATTTATGAAGGATTTTTGGCCTTTTTGAAAGGTGAAAAATTACCAGAAAATAATGCAGATATTGATATGGAAGACATGGTAAACGCAGAGCACCATAAAATCACTCAGGATTTTATGGATACTTCAGAAATTGAATTTGGTTATTGCACGGAATTTATGGTGAAGTTTGAGGAAGAAAAGACCTCGGAAAATCCATTTAACGAAGAAGCATTCCGAAATGAATTAAGTGAGCATGGAGATTCTTTATTAGTTGTCTCTGACGATGAAATTGTTAAAGTTCATATTCATGCAGAATATCCTGGAGCATGTTTAAGCTTGGGTCAACAGTATGGAAGCTTGATTAATATGAAAATCGAAAATATGCGAGAGCAACATACAGCGATTGTAGGGAAGAATAAAAAAGAAAAACCTAAAGAAAAATCCGAGTATGCAATTGTAACTGTTGCTATGGGTAAGGGGTTAAAAGAGTTGCTTGAGAGCCTTGGAGCGACAGTGGTTATAGAAGGCGGTCAAACGATGAACCCAAGTACAAAGGACATAACAGATGCAATTAAACAGGCAAATGCCAAAAATGTACTTATCTTGCCTAATAATAAGAATATTATAATGGCAGCAGATCAGGCAGCTGAATTAGCTGACGAAGAGGTACGTGTGGTTCCAACGAAGACAATACCTCAAGGTATAAGTGCTATGCTCGCCTTCCACCCGGATGCTGATCTAGATATGAATAAGGAAACAATGAACGAAGCGAGGCAGCATGTTAAAACTGGACAAGTTACTTATGCTGTACGTGATACGCAAATTGATGGTATTACAATAGAAAATGGGCATTTCATGGGGATTTTAGATGGTAAAATAACCTCCACAAATCAAAACCATTTTGAGACTGTGAAACTTCTTCTGCAGGAAATGATTACAGAGGAAGATGAAATACTTACAATTCTGCAAGGGGAAGATGTAAAAGACGAAGAGCTGAATACACTAATAGAATTTGTGGAAGAAACTTATGAGGATATAGAAATAGAAGTGCATAAAGGTAACCAGCCAATCTATTCCTATATTTTGTCCGTAGAATAA
- a CDS encoding Asp23/Gls24 family envelope stress response protein gives MSIELNTNDGHVTITNDVISTIAGGAAVECYGIVGMASKSQIRDGIAEILRKENFSKGVVVRQANDKLHIDMYIIVSYGTKISEVAHNVQSQVKYILSQSLGLSIDSVNIYIQGVRVAKD, from the coding sequence ATGTCCATTGAATTAAATACAAATGATGGTCATGTAACGATAACAAACGATGTTATTTCCACCATTGCTGGAGGAGCAGCAGTTGAATGTTATGGCATTGTTGGCATGGCATCGAAAAGTCAAATTAGAGATGGTATTGCAGAAATCCTTAGAAAAGAAAACTTCTCCAAAGGAGTAGTAGTTCGGCAAGCGAATGATAAGCTGCATATAGATATGTACATTATTGTTAGTTATGGAACGAAAATTTCAGAGGTTGCGCATAATGTTCAATCACAAGTGAAATACATTTTAAGCCAATCTTTAGGATTATCGATTGATTCAGTGAATATTTATATCCAAGGAGTAAGAGTCGCTAAGGATTAA
- the rpmB gene encoding 50S ribosomal protein L28 codes for MARKCVVTGRKTRTGNQRSHAMNSNKRSWKANVQKVRIMVDGKPKRVYVSARALKSGKVERV; via the coding sequence ATGGCTAGAAAATGTGTTGTTACTGGACGTAAAACTCGTACTGGGAATCAACGTTCTCACGCGATGAATTCCAATAAACGTAGTTGGAAAGCTAATGTACAAAAAGTACGTATAATGGTAGATGGTAAGCCGAAACGTGTTTATGTTTCTGCACGTGCACTTAAATCAGGTAAAGTAGAACGCGTATAA
- the spoVM gene encoding stage V sporulation protein SpoVM has protein sequence MKFYTIKLPRFIGGFVRVIIGTFKKD, from the coding sequence ATGAAATTTTATACTATTAAGCTCCCAAGATTTATCGGTGGATTTGTGAGGGTAATAATTGGTACCTTCAAAAAAGATTAA
- a CDS encoding thiamine diphosphokinase, producing the protein MRTIAIIGNSPDTYPDLQIYKDDVNVWIGADRGSIELIRQEMPVDYAIGDFDSTTEEERVIIKGYCTEFEEYPSEKNETDLELALLKAFSLQPQRILLFGVTGGRLDHELVNIQLLYRIVCNNIKGIIIDKNNILELTMPGIHKISLNAYYPTVSFIPYTKIVKGLSLTGFYYPLTKQNITWGSTLCISNKLIGKNGTFSYEEGILLLVKSRDTIQK; encoded by the coding sequence ATGCGTACAATAGCTATTATAGGTAATAGTCCCGATACTTATCCAGATCTTCAAATCTATAAAGATGATGTGAACGTTTGGATTGGAGCAGACAGAGGTTCAATAGAATTGATCCGACAAGAAATGCCGGTAGATTACGCTATCGGTGATTTTGATTCTACAACCGAGGAAGAGAGGGTAATAATCAAAGGTTACTGTACAGAGTTTGAAGAATACCCTTCCGAAAAGAATGAAACAGATTTAGAGCTTGCCCTTTTAAAGGCGTTTTCGTTACAACCTCAACGTATATTGTTATTTGGAGTTACCGGGGGAAGGCTAGACCATGAATTAGTAAATATTCAACTCCTGTATAGAATTGTATGCAACAATATAAAAGGGATTATTATTGATAAAAATAATATACTTGAACTTACTATGCCTGGAATTCATAAAATATCTTTAAATGCATATTATCCAACGGTTTCTTTTATTCCATATACGAAGATAGTAAAAGGTCTATCTCTGACAGGCTTTTACTATCCACTTACAAAGCAAAATATTACATGGGGTTCCACGCTATGTATCTCTAACAAGCTTATTGGAAAAAATGGTACTTTTTCTTATGAAGAAGGCATATTATTACTAGTAAAGAGTCGTGACACGATTCAGAAGTAA
- the rpe gene encoding ribulose-phosphate 3-epimerase — MTKIAPSILSANFANLGTEIQEVEQAGADYIHVDVMDGHFVPNITIGPLVTEAIRPVTDLPLDVHLMINDPDRYIPAFAKAGANIITVHQEVSKHLHRTIQLIKDNEVKAGVVINPATPAESLLPILSDVDMVLVMTVNPGFGGQSFIHGMLEKIKQLAQWRKEKNLSFEIEVDGGVNSSTAKLCTDAGADVLVAGSAIFNKQDRKLAIKEIRDAIKG, encoded by the coding sequence ATGACAAAGATTGCACCATCTATTTTATCAGCAAATTTTGCAAATTTGGGAACAGAAATTCAGGAAGTCGAGCAAGCTGGAGCAGATTATATTCATGTAGATGTAATGGATGGTCATTTTGTTCCAAATATTACAATAGGCCCTCTAGTCACAGAAGCAATTAGACCAGTTACTGATCTGCCCCTGGATGTACATCTAATGATTAACGACCCTGATCGTTATATCCCTGCTTTTGCAAAAGCAGGTGCTAATATTATAACTGTCCATCAGGAAGTTTCTAAACATTTACATCGTACGATTCAACTTATAAAAGACAATGAAGTGAAAGCAGGTGTAGTGATTAATCCAGCAACACCTGCTGAGTCACTTCTCCCTATTTTATCTGATGTTGACATGGTTCTTGTGATGACTGTTAACCCAGGGTTTGGCGGCCAATCATTTATACATGGGATGCTAGAAAAAATTAAACAGCTAGCACAATGGAGAAAAGAAAAGAATCTGTCATTCGAGATTGAAGTAGACGGAGGAGTTAATTCAAGCACGGCAAAACTTTGTACAGATGCAGGTGCAGATGTATTAGTAGCAGGGAGTGCAATTTTTAATAAACAAGATAGAAAACTAGCAATTAAGGAGATAAGGGATGCGATAAAGGGGTAG
- the rsgA gene encoding ribosome small subunit-dependent GTPase A has translation MAEGRIIKALSGFYYVQAGENVFQCRGRGVFRNKKITPLVGDFVTFEPNEHNEGYITDIKQRENELVRPPIANINQAIILSSAKEPDFSTTLLDRFLVLIEAKDIRPVIFITKIDTLSGESSLKIDEFKKDYNNIGYKVEMISSKYPEEIPELSHYFRDKVTVFAGQSGVGKSSLLNALNPSLTLKTGEISSSLGRGKHTTRHVELIEVHGGLIADTPGFSSLDFGEIELEKLSACFPEMRQLQDQCKFRGCLHHKEPKCAVKEAVENGEIPLYRYEHYLRFFEEIKTRKPRY, from the coding sequence ATGGCAGAGGGAAGAATAATTAAAGCACTAAGTGGCTTTTATTATGTACAGGCTGGAGAGAATGTTTTTCAATGCAGAGGAAGAGGAGTTTTTCGTAACAAAAAGATAACCCCGCTGGTAGGAGATTTTGTCACTTTTGAACCTAATGAACATAATGAGGGGTATATCACAGATATTAAACAAAGAGAAAATGAACTAGTCAGACCTCCAATAGCTAATATTAACCAAGCAATTATTTTGAGCTCTGCTAAAGAACCTGATTTTAGTACAACATTATTAGATCGATTTCTTGTCTTAATAGAAGCAAAGGATATAAGGCCAGTTATCTTTATAACTAAAATTGATACATTAAGTGGAGAAAGTTCGTTGAAGATAGATGAATTTAAAAAAGATTACAATAATATTGGATATAAAGTTGAAATGATTTCATCTAAATATCCAGAGGAAATCCCTGAACTAAGCCACTATTTCCGTGACAAGGTAACTGTATTTGCAGGGCAGTCCGGAGTAGGGAAGTCATCTTTACTTAATGCTTTGAATCCTTCTCTTACCCTGAAAACAGGTGAAATATCATCGAGTTTGGGAAGAGGTAAGCACACGACTCGTCATGTAGAGCTAATAGAAGTCCATGGTGGGCTGATAGCTGATACCCCAGGTTTTAGTTCATTGGATTTTGGTGAAATTGAGTTGGAGAAGTTATCGGCTTGCTTTCCTGAAATGAGACAATTACAGGATCAATGTAAATTTCGAGGCTGTTTACATCACAAAGAGCCTAAGTGTGCAGTTAAAGAAGCTGTGGAAAATGGGGAGATCCCACTCTATCGATATGAACATTATCTCCGTTTCTTTGAAGAGATCAAAACAAGAAAGCCGAGGTATTAA